The Vicinamibacterales bacterium DNA window CCTGTCGAGCAGCGGCCTCCGGGCGCAGGTCTACTCGAACATGGCGAGCGGGCCGGACCAGGTCCGCCAGCGGGCCATCTTCGCCCTCAGCCAGACCATCGTCGTCTCGGCCAACAAGCTGAATGGGGGCGAGCAGCTGGCGCCCTGGGTGCGGCTCCTGTCGAACCACGCCTTCGGCAACTTCCGCACCCTGCTCAAGGAAGTCTCGCTCAGCCCGTCGATGGGCAAGTACCTCGACAACGTCTACAACCGGAAGGCCACGTCCACCACGTCGCCCAACGAGAACTACGCGCGTGAAGTGCTGCAGCTGTTCTCGATCGGCCTCTGGGAGCTGAACACCGACGGCAGCCAGAAGCTGGACGGCTCGAACAACCCCATCCCCACCTATGCCCAGGGGACGATCGCCGAGTTCGCGCGCGCGCTCACCGGGTGGACCTATCCGCCGAAGCCCGGGGCGACTTCCGGCAACTCGAATCCCGAGTACTTCGTGGGGCGTCTCGTGCCCACCTCGTCCGCCAGCCGCCACGACACCGGAGCGAAGACGCTCCTGCGCGGGTTCGTCACCCCAGCCGGCTACACCGCGGCGCAGGACCTCGAGCTGGTGGTGGACAACATCTTCAGCCACCCGAACGTGGGGCCGTTCCTGGCCACGCGCCTCATCCGGTCGCTCGTCACGAGCAACCCGAGCCCCGGCTACATCCAGCGCGTGGCCAACGCCTTCAACAACAACGGCAACGGCGTGCGTGGCGACCTCAAGGCCGTGTTCGCGGCGATCCTGCTCGACCCCGAGGCGCTCAACCCCAGCGCGGTCTCGCACGGACGGCTGAAGGACCCGCTGCTCCACATCATCGGCCTGGGCCGCGCGCTGAACGCGGAGCTGGGCGACCCGTCGAACTTCCAGTACGTGTTCACGAACCTGAGCGAGCGCGTGCTCACGCCGACCACGGTGTTCAGCTTCTACTCGCCCCTGGCGAAGATTCCGAGCGACCAGGCGTACTTCGGACCGGAGTTCCAGCTCTATCCCCCGGCGCTGGCGATCCAGCGGGCGAATTTCATCTACAGCATCCTCAACGGCAACTTCGGCGCGTCGTTCCGCGTCGACCTCACGCCCTATCAGGCGATCGCGGGAAACCCCGACGCGCTGGTGGACAAGGTGAACCACTCGCTGATGCTGGGGCGCATGTCGGCCACGTTGCGCCAGTTGATCATCAACGCCACCGCCGCCGTGCCGGCGTCGGACACCCGCCAGCGGGCCCTTGGCGCGCTGTACCTGGCCGCCATCTCCGGCGAGTACTCGGTGTACTCGGCCGGCGTCACGGCCAGCTCGGTGATCCCGACGACCGTGCAGGTCCGTCGAGCCTGTCGTCGCGTCGGTCCAGGAACGCGTGGCTACGCTGCGCTGGACCCCGCCGGCCTGGGCCCGGCGCCCGACGACTACGTGCTCGAAGGGCAGCGCAAGGCGGGCGAGACGCTGGCCCAGCGTGCCCACCGGCGGCACCCTGCCAGGGATGACCAGGCCACGGCGCCCAACGGCCAGTTCTACGTGCGGATCAAGTCTTCACGGCAGGGCGTGACAAGCTTCGCCTCGAACGAGTCAAGCTGAACGTGAACGCCGCGATCAAGCCGTCCACGCCACCCTACTTCCAGGGGGCCTGAAGAACCGCTCGCTGTGGCTCGCATGGCGGAACACGTTCACGGGCGGGACGCCGAAGCCAGCCTCGCCCTCGACGTGACGGGCCCGTCAGCCTCACCGTGCCGCTCGGGATGCCGCCGGACGTTCGCGCTCGACGGTCTCCCCGACGGGACGTGGACCTTCCGGCTCCGGGCGCTGAACGCCTTCGGCACGAGCAGCAGTCCGGCTCCGTGTCGATGACAGCGCCGTCGGACCGCTGCAGCCAGCCGGGCGTTGCCCGCGAACTTCCGGGCCGAGGCGGCCGGCAACGTGCTGAACCTCCTGGGATTCACCCCTCAGCGGGACGCCGGCCACCGGCTACACTTGCTGCACGTCTCGGGCACCTACAGCGCCAGCGTGCCGATGTAAGGCCGCGGCCGCGACGTACGTCCGCCCGGCCGATACGTTCATCCTGCAGGCGGTGAACGCCTGCGGCGGCGGGCCATGACGCCGTATCAAATCGTGACCGTTCACTGAGGGCGAGACCTGATCATGCACACCCACGCTCCGAAGCGCCGCGACTTCCTCAAGCTCCAGCACCCGCCTGGCCACCCTTGGCATCACCAGCCTGGGGCTCGGG harbors:
- a CDS encoding DUF1800 family protein encodes the protein MPLYPTVAAEDARPRRRRRLALLTLGVQILYVAAAGAQGTDPTTAVHFLEQATFGPRVQDLAAVQAMGPAAWLQQQFSMPESPVPDGLSSSGLRAQVYSNMASGPDQVRQRAIFALSQTIVVSANKLNGGEQLAPWVRLLSNHAFGNFRTLLKEVSLSPSMGKYLDNVYNRKATSTTSPNENYAREVLQLFSIGLWELNTDGSQKLDGSNNPIPTYAQGTIAEFARALTGWTYPPKPGATSGNSNPEYFVGRLVPTSSASRHDTGAKTLLRGFVTPAGYTAAQDLELVVDNIFSHPNVGPFLATRLIRSLVTSNPSPGYIQRVANAFNNNGNGVRGDLKAVFAAILLDPEALNPSAVSHGRLKDPLLHIIGLGRALNAELGDPSNFQYVFTNLSERVLTPTTVFSFYSPLAKIPSDQAYFGPEFQLYPPALAIQRANFIYSILNGNFGASFRVDLTPYQAIAGNPDALVDKVNHSLMLGRMSATLRQLIINATAAVPASDTRQRALGALYLAAISGEYSVYSAGVTASSVIPTTVQVRRACRRVGPGTRGYAALDPAGLGPAPDDYVLEGQRKAGETLAQRAHRRHPARDDQATAPNGQFYVRIKSSRQGVTSFASNESS